In Sphingobium sp. B2D3C, a genomic segment contains:
- a CDS encoding NAD-dependent succinate-semialdehyde dehydrogenase — protein MSRQRGELDEKDLLLSKAYVAGKWVDGSGDPIAVDDPYTLETVGQVPRVSEAQVSEAIDAANRAFPQWARWPAKERGAILRRWYELVIQHKEDFARLITLENGKALKESRAEVDYGAGFLEFYADEAARSVGEIIPAPVTGRRLMVEREPIGVCVAITPWNFPLAMLTRKVGPALAAGCTMVAKPAELTPLTALAFAKLGEEAGVPAGVFSVVTGNSKTIGPVMTGSPIVRKLSFTGSTPVGAMLAEACAPTIKRLGLELGGNAPLLIFDDADLDTAVETAMVAKFRNGGQSCVAANRIYVQNGIRDRFLDAFGSKVAAMKAGDGFEDGIDVGPMIDDCAIAKIDEHREDALRHGGRLIAGGASPGGRIAVPTLIGDVASDALLTREETFGPLAGVIGFASVEDGVRLANDTPFGLAAYLCSSDPATIARVGRDLESGIVGINTGLISTPYAPFGGVKQSGLGREGSHHGLAEYQNLKYLCHAGL, from the coding sequence ATGAGCAGACAGCGCGGTGAACTCGACGAGAAGGATCTTCTGCTTTCCAAGGCCTATGTGGCCGGCAAATGGGTGGATGGCAGTGGCGACCCCATCGCTGTCGACGATCCCTATACGCTCGAGACCGTGGGACAGGTGCCGCGCGTCAGCGAAGCGCAAGTGTCTGAGGCCATCGACGCCGCGAACCGCGCCTTTCCGCAATGGGCACGATGGCCCGCCAAGGAGCGCGGCGCGATCCTCCGGCGCTGGTATGAGCTGGTCATCCAGCACAAGGAGGACTTCGCCCGGCTCATCACGTTGGAGAACGGCAAGGCGCTCAAGGAATCGCGCGCCGAGGTCGACTATGGCGCCGGCTTCCTCGAATTCTACGCCGATGAGGCGGCCCGCTCGGTGGGCGAGATCATCCCCGCCCCGGTGACCGGCCGCCGCCTGATGGTCGAGCGCGAGCCGATCGGCGTGTGCGTGGCGATCACGCCATGGAACTTCCCGCTCGCCATGCTCACGCGCAAGGTCGGCCCGGCGCTGGCCGCCGGCTGCACCATGGTCGCCAAGCCGGCCGAGCTGACGCCGCTCACCGCTTTGGCCTTCGCCAAGCTGGGTGAAGAAGCGGGTGTGCCGGCGGGCGTGTTCAGCGTGGTCACCGGCAATTCCAAGACCATCGGCCCAGTGATGACCGGTTCGCCGATCGTCCGCAAACTCTCCTTCACCGGCTCGACCCCGGTGGGCGCAATGCTGGCGGAAGCCTGCGCGCCGACGATCAAGCGGCTCGGCCTCGAACTGGGCGGCAATGCGCCGCTGCTCATCTTCGATGATGCCGACCTCGACACCGCCGTCGAAACGGCGATGGTCGCCAAGTTCCGCAATGGCGGCCAGAGCTGCGTCGCGGCGAACCGCATCTATGTGCAGAATGGCATCCGCGACCGCTTCCTCGACGCCTTCGGCAGCAAGGTCGCCGCGATGAAGGCTGGCGACGGCTTCGAGGACGGCATCGATGTCGGCCCGATGATCGACGATTGCGCCATTGCCAAGATCGACGAGCATCGCGAGGATGCGCTGCGCCATGGCGGGCGCCTCATCGCCGGTGGCGCGTCACCGGGCGGGCGCATCGCGGTGCCGACGCTGATTGGCGACGTTGCCTCGGATGCGCTGCTGACTCGGGAGGAGACCTTTGGACCGCTGGCCGGCGTCATCGGCTTTGCCAGCGTGGAGGACGGCGTGCGGCTGGCGAACGACACGCCCTTTGGCCTCGCTGCCTATCTCTGCTCAAGCGATCCGGCGACGATTGCCCGCGTAGGGCGGGATCTGGAGAGCGGCATCGTCGGCATCAACACCGGCCTCATCTCGACGCCTTATGCGCCCTTTGGCGGCGTCAAGCAGTCGGGTCTCGGGCGTGAAGGCTCGCACCACGGCCTCGCCGAATATCAAAACCTCAAATATCTCTGTCACGCAGGACTTTAG
- a CDS encoding 3-keto-5-aminohexanoate cleavage protein produces MRKHAKVIITCAPTGSIHTPSMSPHLPVSADEIAEAAIGAAQAGAAILHLHARNPADGSPSPRAADFMAFLPRIRQATDAVVNISTGGSATMSLDDRLEGAKQARPELCSLNMGPLIFDFSGAAKRVTHWQHDWEQPYVEGARGRIMYNDNAYIERIMLEVGREFGTRFEFECYDIGHLYTLAHFADRGLIDPPFLVQGVFGILGGIGADPRNLAHMVTMADSLFGEDYVFSAFAAGRHQLGFCTQSALLGGNVRVGLEDSLFIGKGELATSNAQQVERIRLVIEALGREIATPAEARALLGLKGGGAVGF; encoded by the coding sequence ATGCGCAAACACGCCAAGGTCATCATCACATGCGCGCCGACCGGCTCCATCCACACGCCCTCCATGTCGCCGCATCTGCCGGTGAGCGCGGACGAGATTGCGGAGGCCGCCATTGGCGCAGCGCAGGCAGGCGCGGCGATCCTGCACCTGCACGCGCGTAACCCGGCAGACGGCAGCCCCAGCCCCCGCGCGGCCGATTTCATGGCCTTTCTGCCGCGCATCCGGCAGGCGACGGACGCGGTGGTCAACATCTCCACTGGCGGCAGCGCCACCATGTCGCTTGATGACCGGCTGGAAGGCGCCAAGCAGGCCCGGCCCGAGCTGTGCTCGCTCAACATGGGGCCGCTGATCTTCGACTTTTCCGGCGCGGCCAAGCGGGTCACCCATTGGCAGCATGATTGGGAACAGCCCTATGTCGAAGGCGCGCGCGGGCGGATCATGTACAATGACAATGCCTATATTGAGCGCATCATGCTGGAAGTCGGCCGGGAATTCGGCACGCGCTTCGAGTTCGAATGCTATGACATCGGCCATCTCTACACGCTCGCTCATTTTGCCGACCGCGGCCTCATAGACCCGCCCTTCCTCGTCCAGGGCGTGTTCGGCATCCTGGGCGGCATAGGCGCGGACCCGCGCAATCTCGCCCATATGGTGACCATGGCCGATAGTCTGTTCGGCGAGGATTATGTGTTCTCGGCCTTCGCGGCGGGCCGCCATCAACTCGGCTTCTGCACCCAGAGCGCGCTGCTCGGCGGCAATGTCCGCGTCGGGCTGGAAGACAGCCTGTTTATCGGCAAGGGCGAGCTCGCCACCTCCAACGCGCAGCAGGTGGAGCGCATCCGCCTCGTGATCGAAGCCCTGGGCCGCGAGATTGCAACGCCTGCCGAAGCCCGTGCGCTGCTGGGCCTCAAGGGCGGCGGCGCCGTCGGCTTCTGA
- a CDS encoding TonB-dependent receptor plug domain-containing protein: MWAALPAAALLSMPAQAQDGSGAESASEPSIVVTGTRIRNNAFNEPTPATVFGIEQTEKLGIVNAGDIVELIPQNTAFQSDATAGITAGANVGASYANLRGLNPDSGTRTLTLVNSRRFVPTSDGGAVDLNLIPTAMIKRVETVTGGASAAYGSDAIAGVVNLILDTELEGLRGQVDYGQTFRGDGKGHHGSLVYGTRVGSRGHIVIGGEYEKKDGIGDCSLSRDWCAESYDVFVNANNVLANGSLSGFDRPGTPGYGLPNFIIGPNSKQAFNDARGVVRNRAPAAPAARNIRFNDDGTGIVQFDPGTYVQSSQTGPRQGGDGESTYADSDIQTPVERFVGYLSGKYDLSDTVEAYTEVTYAHRSASNSGVTAGPRSTYFVQPDNAFLPASLKTLLAGTQFSLGKDVDAQIPALNSVTADVWRAVLGVTGEIGGDWNWDVYYQYGRNKRHQSARYSRVNTEFQYGLDAVVNPATNQIVCRELLKANPNPRAQGCVPMNLFGLDNLSQAAIDYAYRPVIEDFLYTQHVAAATISGALFDGFGAGPIGAATGVEYRKEKGDVTHGDIPNYTDYAFTFGLDYGGSIEVLETFGEVSVPLLANRPFFETLELNGAVRWTRNKASDAFTSEEKTTEAVSYKLSGIWEIGGGVRLRGSRSRDIRAAGFRELFQRQVATEEGSSQGIVDNPNIAGVGNDDPTPILNGGSFALTPEKADTTTAGIVFRPGFIPGLRMSVDWYQIAIEDAVSRLGGQQIVDFCDQFDIFCDRITFVSPTNISYIDARQVNLGSMTVRGLDFEFDYTLRLSDLSADWGGALNLRVLANHQYDFKVQADPTTPVIDYAGQTGPVSSGGNFNPAPSWIVNAFLSYDSGPFNATVSMRRISSGIYNVERVGPEDEGYDPTLRNSINTNRVKGASYFGLAMSYAIPVGNGGNSIEVFGAIDNIFDKKPPIAPGGGGLGGSNYPTNPVYFDTFGARFRTGVRVKF; this comes from the coding sequence ATGTGGGCGGCACTGCCGGCGGCGGCGTTGCTGTCGATGCCGGCTCAGGCGCAGGATGGCAGCGGCGCGGAAAGCGCGAGCGAGCCCTCGATCGTCGTCACGGGCACGCGCATCCGGAACAATGCCTTTAATGAGCCGACGCCCGCCACGGTGTTCGGCATCGAGCAGACTGAGAAGCTGGGCATCGTGAATGCCGGCGATATCGTCGAGCTGATCCCGCAGAACACGGCCTTCCAGTCGGACGCGACGGCTGGCATCACCGCGGGCGCGAATGTCGGCGCTTCCTATGCGAACCTGCGCGGGCTCAACCCGGATTCCGGCACGCGCACGCTCACGCTGGTCAATTCCCGCCGCTTCGTGCCGACATCGGATGGCGGTGCGGTTGATCTCAACCTCATTCCCACCGCGATGATCAAGCGCGTGGAGACGGTGACGGGCGGCGCATCGGCGGCTTATGGGTCGGATGCGATTGCCGGTGTCGTCAACCTGATCCTCGATACCGAGCTAGAGGGGCTACGCGGGCAGGTGGATTATGGCCAGACCTTCCGGGGGGATGGCAAGGGGCATCATGGCTCGCTCGTCTATGGCACGCGTGTCGGCAGCCGCGGCCATATCGTCATCGGCGGCGAGTATGAGAAGAAGGACGGCATCGGCGATTGCTCGCTCTCACGCGACTGGTGTGCGGAAAGCTACGACGTCTTCGTGAATGCTAATAATGTGCTGGCCAACGGCTCGCTCTCGGGCTTCGATCGTCCCGGCACGCCGGGCTATGGTCTGCCCAACTTCATCATCGGCCCCAATTCCAAGCAGGCGTTTAACGATGCGCGCGGCGTGGTTCGCAACCGTGCGCCCGCGGCGCCGGCGGCGCGCAACATCCGCTTCAATGACGACGGCACCGGCATCGTACAGTTCGATCCCGGTACGTACGTGCAGTCATCGCAGACCGGTCCGCGCCAGGGCGGTGACGGCGAATCGACCTATGCAGATTCCGACATCCAGACGCCGGTCGAGCGATTCGTCGGCTACCTCTCCGGCAAATACGACCTGTCGGACACGGTCGAGGCCTATACCGAAGTCACCTACGCGCATCGCTCCGCCTCCAACAGCGGCGTGACAGCCGGCCCACGCTCGACCTATTTCGTGCAGCCGGACAATGCCTTCCTGCCAGCTTCGCTCAAGACGCTGCTAGCGGGCACCCAGTTCAGCCTCGGCAAGGATGTTGATGCGCAGATCCCGGCGCTCAACTCGGTCACCGCAGATGTCTGGCGCGCGGTGTTGGGCGTCACCGGCGAGATCGGTGGCGATTGGAACTGGGACGTCTATTATCAATATGGCCGCAACAAGCGGCATCAGTCGGCCCGCTATTCGCGCGTGAACACCGAGTTCCAATACGGGCTGGACGCCGTGGTCAATCCGGCGACCAACCAGATCGTCTGCCGGGAACTGCTCAAGGCCAATCCCAATCCGCGCGCGCAGGGCTGCGTACCGATGAACCTGTTTGGTCTCGATAATCTCAGCCAGGCGGCCATCGACTATGCCTATCGCCCGGTCATCGAGGATTTTCTCTATACCCAGCATGTCGCAGCAGCGACGATAAGCGGCGCATTGTTCGACGGCTTCGGGGCCGGGCCGATCGGCGCGGCGACCGGCGTGGAGTATCGCAAGGAAAAGGGCGATGTCACCCACGGCGATATCCCGAACTACACCGATTACGCCTTCACCTTCGGCCTGGATTATGGCGGTTCGATCGAGGTGCTCGAAACCTTCGGCGAAGTGAGCGTGCCGCTGCTGGCGAACCGGCCTTTCTTCGAGACGCTGGAGCTGAACGGCGCGGTGCGCTGGACGCGTAACAAGGCATCGGACGCGTTCACCAGCGAGGAAAAGACGACCGAGGCGGTGAGCTACAAGCTGAGCGGCATCTGGGAAATCGGCGGTGGCGTCCGTCTGCGCGGCTCACGTTCGCGGGATATCCGCGCTGCCGGCTTCCGCGAGCTTTTCCAGCGCCAGGTGGCGACCGAGGAAGGCTCCTCGCAGGGCATCGTCGACAATCCGAACATCGCGGGCGTGGGCAATGACGATCCGACCCCGATCCTGAATGGCGGCAGTTTTGCGTTGACGCCGGAAAAGGCGGATACGACGACGGCGGGCATCGTGTTCCGGCCCGGTTTCATTCCGGGCCTGCGCATGTCGGTCGACTGGTATCAGATCGCGATCGAGGATGCTGTCAGCCGGCTCGGCGGCCAGCAGATCGTCGATTTCTGCGATCAGTTCGACATCTTCTGTGACCGCATCACCTTCGTCTCGCCGACCAACATCTCGTACATCGATGCCCGCCAGGTGAACCTCGGCAGCATGACCGTGCGCGGCCTCGATTTCGAGTTCGACTATACGCTGCGCCTGTCCGACCTTTCGGCCGATTGGGGCGGGGCGCTCAACCTGCGCGTGCTGGCCAACCACCAATATGACTTCAAGGTGCAGGCCGATCCGACGACGCCGGTGATCGATTATGCCGGGCAGACCGGGCCGGTGAGCAGCGGCGGCAACTTCAACCCCGCGCCCTCGTGGATCGTCAATGCGTTCCTGAGCTATGATAGCGGGCCGTTCAACGCCACGGTGAGCATGCGCCGGATCAGCTCAGGCATCTACAATGTCGAGCGGGTGGGGCCGGAAGATGAAGGCTACGACCCGACGCTGCGCAACAGCATCAACACCAACCGCGTGAAGGGAGCGAGCTATTTCGGCCTCGCCATGTCCTATGCGATCCCGGTCGGAAATGGTGGGAACAGCATCGAGGTCTTCGGCGCGATCGACAATATCTTCGACAAGAAGCCGCCGATTGCGCCGGGTGGTGGTGGCCTGGGTGGCTCCAACTATCCGACCAACCCGGTCTATTTCGACACGTTCGGGGCGCGTTTCCGGACCGGCGTGCGGGTCAAATTCTGA
- a CDS encoding amidohydrolase family protein, which produces MQIIDGQIHEPHIGGGMRAAKPEGETITPQLEEFINVELAREAIDCVGVDKAIIYAGRAFNEAAVRYYPDRFGAVEVFDHAAPDLEQQMAAFKKKPGMLATRVLFTNYGQVWRKPGAQIAVSPLVKQGAFDRYFAYGAKYKIPMFVGAHEFGHEAAIYAERHPDMTIIIDHYGVTQSMIAPPKDRWANLPKLLDMARYPNVYVKLCGMPIISKEAYPYHDIWPYIHKILHAFGPERCLWASDMTRQRWGTETPPGPNGFPLRKDWKPYADALYSLLHTNEISQSDKEWILGGTIKRALNWA; this is translated from the coding sequence ATGCAGATCATCGACGGTCAGATCCACGAACCCCATATCGGCGGCGGTATGCGCGCCGCCAAGCCCGAAGGCGAGACGATCACGCCGCAGCTTGAAGAGTTCATCAACGTCGAGCTGGCGCGCGAGGCGATCGATTGCGTCGGCGTCGACAAGGCGATTATCTATGCGGGCCGGGCCTTTAATGAAGCCGCGGTGCGCTACTATCCGGACCGGTTCGGAGCGGTCGAAGTGTTCGACCATGCGGCGCCGGACCTGGAGCAGCAGATGGCAGCTTTCAAGAAGAAGCCGGGGATGCTCGCCACGCGCGTGCTGTTCACCAATTACGGGCAGGTCTGGCGCAAGCCGGGCGCGCAGATCGCGGTCAGTCCGCTGGTCAAGCAGGGCGCGTTCGACCGCTATTTCGCTTATGGCGCCAAGTATAAGATCCCGATGTTCGTCGGTGCCCATGAGTTCGGTCACGAGGCCGCGATCTATGCCGAGCGTCACCCGGACATGACGATCATCATCGATCACTACGGGGTCACCCAGTCGATGATCGCGCCGCCCAAGGACCGCTGGGCGAACCTGCCCAAGCTGCTCGACATGGCGCGCTATCCCAATGTCTATGTGAAGCTGTGCGGGATGCCGATCATCTCCAAGGAGGCATATCCCTATCACGACATCTGGCCATACATTCACAAGATCCTGCACGCCTTCGGCCCGGAACGGTGCCTGTGGGCGAGCGACATGACCCGGCAGCGCTGGGGCACGGAAACGCCGCCGGGTCCCAATGGCTTCCCGCTCCGCAAGGACTGGAAGCCCTATGCGGACGCGCTCTACAGCCTGCTCCACACCAATGAGATTTCGCAGAGTGACAAGGAGTGGATTTTGGGCGGCACGATCAAGCGTGCGCTCAACTGGGCGTAA
- a CDS encoding TonB-dependent receptor, translating into MKRTFGKLSASALALCIAQTGHAQVSEADGASERGTGIADIVVTATRRATNLQDTPIAISALPADALMEQGLTNVAEMSRVVPNVSFEKSQAAFGPGMSAFIRGIGSSETNLSGEAGVAFYIDDVYYPLVFGSMFDLLDLERVEVLRGPQGTLFGRNSLAGAVNLTTRRPVLGEASGYGEFTVGSYDRREMRVGINLPLGSTMSLSVSGLVKKMTGYQRQLDFRCEMIRRGTPQLAGLFPTADAGLLNNSDINPPKDCTIGHLGGEDVQAIRGQIYWEPTPRLKITAALDYLQDNSEAAMDSVVAINPAVAAGRSAVSTLFNRWTAPGGPTFAYDSRFITGDPYTTFATFADPIAAGTAIPGNTFYNGSPFRGGITHPSNVPQKNWGGNARIEYEISDNIDVVGIVGYRRYDGVFGFDVDGSPVAMENNRNDVFQDDWTGEIRLIGKTGWADWVVGAFYYWADGEQRFSGTSPFNNTQRYLWSRYTPESKAVFANATLRPFGDRFGLTLGGRFSKDKKGVDYRSVLDGTTAASTQFTISPAGQTVFNFDIKDERFDWKVGADYKLSERTMIYASVATGARLPGFNARPLQPSQVAQYPGDETQSYELGVKTDLFDRMLRINAAAFYTDYKTRPTGVSGQEYQLGANGQPAPGGFLEIPNPVNPAFTTCRPLTSAEIAANTPGFACIGRTFYQNTPGKVKGFELELDFRPVEGLAVGGSIGYHKFSSADLDARPAGQNRRPVAIPELKANAGIQYEVDAPALQGTITPRVDWFYTGSQVYSPDRVEYNQDGYSLVNARLTYANKEYDFSIAAGVTNVFKQFYWRNYFIYQAIGYPQINGQPGAPREWYLTLNKRF; encoded by the coding sequence ATGAAGAGGACTTTCGGCAAGCTTTCAGCGTCCGCGCTGGCGCTGTGTATAGCGCAGACCGGCCATGCGCAGGTCTCTGAGGCGGACGGCGCTTCCGAGCGTGGAACCGGGATCGCGGACATCGTCGTCACGGCGACCCGTCGCGCGACCAACCTGCAGGATACGCCGATTGCGATCTCGGCGCTGCCGGCAGACGCGCTGATGGAGCAGGGGCTGACCAACGTCGCCGAAATGTCGCGGGTCGTTCCCAACGTCTCCTTCGAGAAGTCGCAGGCGGCATTCGGCCCCGGCATGAGCGCCTTCATCCGTGGCATCGGCTCGAGCGAGACCAATCTGTCGGGCGAGGCGGGCGTCGCCTTCTACATCGACGATGTCTATTATCCGCTGGTCTTCGGCTCCATGTTCGATCTGCTTGATCTGGAGCGGGTCGAGGTGCTGCGGGGCCCGCAAGGCACGCTGTTCGGCCGCAACTCGCTGGCCGGCGCCGTCAACCTCACTACCCGCCGCCCGGTGCTGGGCGAAGCTTCGGGCTATGGCGAGTTCACAGTCGGCAGCTATGACCGCCGCGAGATGCGCGTCGGTATCAATCTGCCGCTCGGATCGACCATGTCGCTCTCTGTCTCCGGTCTGGTCAAGAAGATGACTGGCTACCAGCGGCAGCTCGATTTCCGCTGCGAAATGATCCGCCGGGGCACGCCTCAGCTGGCCGGTCTGTTCCCGACTGCGGATGCCGGCCTGCTCAACAATTCCGACATCAATCCGCCTAAGGATTGCACCATCGGCCATCTGGGTGGTGAGGATGTGCAGGCCATCCGTGGCCAGATCTACTGGGAGCCCACGCCGCGCCTCAAGATCACCGCCGCGCTGGATTATCTCCAGGACAATTCGGAGGCGGCCATGGATAGCGTCGTCGCCATCAATCCGGCCGTCGCAGCCGGCCGCTCCGCGGTCTCGACGCTGTTCAACCGCTGGACGGCACCGGGCGGCCCGACCTTTGCTTATGATAGCCGTTTCATCACCGGCGACCCTTACACAACCTTCGCGACCTTTGCCGATCCAATCGCGGCTGGCACGGCCATTCCCGGCAACACATTCTACAATGGCTCGCCCTTCCGCGGCGGTATCACGCACCCCAGCAACGTTCCGCAGAAGAACTGGGGCGGCAATGCGCGGATCGAGTATGAGATCAGCGACAATATCGATGTTGTCGGCATCGTCGGCTATCGCCGCTACGATGGCGTCTTCGGGTTCGATGTCGATGGTTCGCCCGTCGCCATGGAAAACAATCGCAATGATGTGTTCCAGGATGACTGGACCGGCGAAATCCGCCTGATCGGCAAGACGGGCTGGGCCGATTGGGTCGTCGGCGCCTTCTATTACTGGGCGGATGGCGAGCAGCGCTTCTCCGGCACGTCGCCGTTCAACAATACGCAGCGTTATCTGTGGAGCCGTTACACGCCGGAGAGCAAGGCGGTCTTCGCCAACGCCACGCTGCGGCCCTTCGGCGATCGCTTTGGCCTGACGCTCGGTGGGCGTTTCTCCAAGGACAAGAAGGGTGTCGACTATCGCAGCGTGCTGGATGGCACGACGGCCGCCTCGACGCAGTTCACCATTTCACCGGCCGGCCAGACCGTCTTCAACTTCGACATCAAGGATGAGCGATTCGACTGGAAGGTCGGCGCGGATTACAAGCTGAGCGAGCGCACGATGATCTACGCGTCCGTGGCCACTGGCGCGCGGCTGCCGGGCTTCAATGCCCGTCCACTGCAGCCGAGCCAGGTCGCGCAATATCCGGGTGACGAGACACAGTCGTACGAGCTGGGCGTGAAGACCGATCTGTTCGACCGGATGCTGCGGATCAACGCTGCGGCCTTCTACACGGATTATAAGACCCGTCCGACGGGTGTCTCCGGTCAGGAGTATCAGCTGGGTGCGAACGGGCAGCCAGCGCCGGGCGGTTTCCTTGAAATCCCCAACCCGGTGAACCCTGCCTTCACGACCTGCCGTCCGCTGACGTCGGCTGAAATCGCCGCCAACACGCCCGGTTTCGCCTGCATCGGCCGCACCTTCTACCAGAACACGCCGGGCAAGGTGAAAGGCTTCGAGCTGGAGCTGGATTTCCGTCCGGTCGAGGGCTTGGCGGTCGGCGGCTCAATCGGCTACCACAAATTCTCGTCGGCCGATCTTGATGCCCGCCCGGCCGGCCAGAACCGGCGCCCGGTGGCGATCCCGGAGCTGAAGGCCAATGCCGGTATTCAATATGAGGTCGATGCACCTGCGCTGCAGGGAACGATCACACCGCGTGTCGACTGGTTCTACACCGGCAGCCAAGTCTACAGCCCGGACCGCGTAGAGTATAATCAGGACGGCTATTCGCTGGTCAACGCTCGCCTGACCTACGCGAACAAGGAGTATGATTTCTCCATCGCAGCGGGCGTCACCAACGTCTTCAAGCAGTTCTACTGGCGCAACTACTTCATCTACCAGGCCATCGGCTATCCACAGATCAACGGCCAGCCGGGCGCCCCGCGTGAGTGGTATCTCACCCTGAACAAGCGGTTCTGA